The following coding sequences lie in one Xanthomonas hortorum pv. pelargonii genomic window:
- the exbB gene encoding TonB-system energizer ExbB, with protein MLQEFFIAAAAGGSNPSAALSQMGFEHLITEMTSQPGDFAVSWVVLITLIAMSAASWYWTVINIFRATRLKSAADRVTTAFWDAPNAQDAIRAMEEQPASEPFSKIALDAAQAAAHHQRAEGTSAGGLGESLSRSEFVDRALRQAVTRESTRLQSGMTLLATVGATAPFVGLLGTVWGIYGALIKIGATGSASIDAVAGPVGEALIMTAIGLFVAIPAVFAFNFFSKVNSSVIAKFDTFAHDLHDFFATGSRVR; from the coding sequence ATGCTGCAGGAATTCTTTATCGCCGCCGCTGCAGGGGGCTCCAATCCGTCGGCCGCTCTTTCGCAGATGGGCTTCGAGCATCTGATCACCGAAATGACCTCTCAGCCCGGCGACTTCGCCGTGTCCTGGGTCGTTCTGATCACCCTGATCGCCATGTCCGCTGCCTCCTGGTACTGGACCGTCATCAACATTTTCCGCGCCACCCGTCTGAAGAGCGCGGCTGACCGCGTCACCACCGCGTTCTGGGATGCCCCGAATGCACAGGACGCCATCCGCGCCATGGAAGAGCAGCCCGCTTCCGAGCCGTTCTCCAAGATCGCGCTGGACGCAGCCCAGGCCGCCGCTCACCACCAGCGTGCCGAAGGCACCAGCGCCGGCGGTCTGGGCGAGAGCCTGAGCCGTTCCGAGTTCGTCGATCGCGCCCTGCGTCAGGCCGTGACCCGCGAAAGCACCCGTCTGCAGTCCGGCATGACCCTGCTCGCCACCGTCGGTGCGACCGCACCGTTCGTCGGTCTGCTCGGTACCGTGTGGGGCATCTACGGCGCGCTGATCAAGATCGGTGCAACCGGTTCGGCTTCCATCGACGCCGTTGCCGGCCCGGTGGGTGAAGCGCTGATCATGACCGCGATCGGTCTGTTCGTCGCCATCCCGGCGGTGTTCGCGTTCAACTTCTTCTCCAAGGTCAACAGCTCGGTGATCGCCAAGTTCGACACCTTCGCTCACGACCTGCACGACTTCTTCGCCACTGGTTCGCGCGTTCGCTAA
- a CDS encoding ExbD/TolR family protein: MAFSSGNSGGPMADINVTPLVDVMLVLLIIFIITAPLMSHKVKVELPEANLVQKEEPEKRAAPITLAVKEDGSLYWNDEPVSKEALESRLSTAAQQTPQPPLNLRGDRTTKMRTINEITKIAQGQGMLDIGFVATKEKGQ, from the coding sequence ATGGCCTTCAGTAGTGGAAACAGCGGTGGCCCGATGGCCGACATCAATGTGACGCCCCTTGTGGACGTGATGTTGGTGCTGCTGATCATCTTCATCATTACGGCACCGCTGATGTCCCATAAGGTCAAGGTGGAGCTGCCCGAGGCCAACCTGGTCCAGAAGGAAGAGCCGGAGAAACGTGCCGCGCCGATCACCCTGGCCGTCAAGGAAGACGGGTCGCTGTACTGGAACGACGAGCCGGTCTCCAAGGAAGCATTGGAGTCGCGCCTGTCCACCGCCGCACAGCAGACACCGCAACCGCCGCTCAACCTGCGTGGCGACCGCACGACCAAGATGCGTACGATCAACGAGATCACCAAGATCGCGCAGGGTCAGGGCATGTTGGACATCGGCTTCGTCGCGACCAAAGAGAAGGGGCAGTAA
- a CDS encoding ExbD/TolR family protein encodes MAFSTGGNRGPMADINVTPLVDVMLVLLIIFIVTAPIMTYPIAVDLPQRVLNPPPQTTEPPPPIELRIDASNQVFWNNSPVPVAQLQQKMEEVIASDPTNQPELRIDANQDAEYEVMAKVLAAAKNSQMKKIGFMQ; translated from the coding sequence ATGGCATTCAGTACCGGTGGAAACCGTGGCCCGATGGCCGATATCAACGTCACGCCCCTGGTGGACGTGATGTTGGTGCTGCTGATCATCTTCATCGTGACCGCGCCGATCATGACCTATCCGATCGCCGTGGATCTGCCGCAGCGGGTGCTCAACCCGCCACCGCAGACGACCGAACCGCCGCCGCCGATCGAGTTGCGGATCGACGCCAGCAACCAGGTGTTCTGGAACAACAGTCCAGTGCCGGTGGCTCAGCTGCAGCAGAAGATGGAAGAAGTGATCGCCAGCGATCCGACCAACCAGCCGGAACTGCGCATCGATGCGAACCAGGACGCGGAGTACGAGGTGATGGCCAAAGTCCTGGCTGCGGCAAAGAACTCGCAGATGAAGAAGATCGGCTTCATGCAGTAA
- a CDS encoding energy transducer TonB has translation MTEQLVIHRHDYDAGNQGLSWARIIGIAFVIALHLTALMMLLIPAVAPKAPAEKERTTMVTLVDAPPPPPPPPPPPPPEDKPPPPVKNLSPPKPSPVPPPPEAPVVDVPEPRPSDIVTPPSPPSPPQPPNDIGASVDISSKNMNPPKYPPAAFRAGVQGEVILIVDVDASGNVTNVSVEKSSRNRDLDRAAMDAARKWKFNASTVNGQKAAGRVRVPVNFALN, from the coding sequence ATGACGGAACAACTCGTTATCCACAGGCATGACTATGATGCCGGGAACCAGGGTCTGAGCTGGGCCCGCATTATCGGCATCGCGTTTGTAATTGCTTTGCACCTCACTGCACTGATGATGTTGCTGATCCCTGCAGTGGCGCCGAAGGCTCCGGCTGAGAAGGAGCGCACCACCATGGTCACCTTGGTGGATGCACCGCCTCCTCCCCCGCCGCCGCCGCCGCCGCCGCCGCCGGAAGACAAGCCGCCGCCGCCGGTCAAGAATCTGTCGCCGCCGAAGCCGTCACCGGTTCCGCCGCCGCCGGAAGCTCCGGTGGTCGACGTTCCCGAACCGCGTCCCAGCGATATCGTCACGCCGCCGAGCCCACCGTCTCCGCCGCAACCGCCGAATGACATCGGCGCCAGTGTCGATATCTCGTCCAAGAACATGAACCCGCCGAAGTATCCGCCGGCTGCATTCCGTGCCGGTGTACAAGGTGAGGTCATCCTGATCGTGGATGTGGATGCAAGCGGCAACGTGACCAATGTGTCGGTCGAAAAGTCCAGCCGCAACCGCGACCTTGACCGTGCCGCGATGGACGCAGCACGCAAGTGGAAGTTCAATGCTTCCACTGTCAACGGGCAGAAAGCCGCCGGACGTGTCCGCGTCCCGGTCAACTTTGCTCTGAACTGA
- a CDS encoding M48 family metallopeptidase: MKARLLIVVAVLTLTACATTTSPTGRRQVVGGVTQDQLDKLGAESFAQTMAKEKVSTDGKQNAYVQCVVNALVAQLPPQWRETRWETALFVDDEANAFALPGGKVGVNTGIFTVAKTQDQLAAVLGHEIGHVISRHHEERITRQLGAQTGLGIIGALAGAAYGDGAASAVNQVGGMTAQTVFLLPGSRTQESEADVVGQRLMAQAGFDPAQAVTLWQNMMAASGNRQPQWLSTHPDPANRIRELQADVNQLEPVYTQARQDGRAPRCG, encoded by the coding sequence ATGAAAGCTAGGCTGTTGATCGTTGTTGCCGTCCTTACGTTGACGGCATGTGCCACCACAACTTCGCCGACCGGCCGCCGACAGGTGGTGGGAGGCGTCACGCAAGACCAACTCGACAAGCTTGGCGCGGAGTCGTTTGCGCAGACCATGGCCAAGGAAAAGGTCAGCACCGACGGCAAGCAGAACGCCTACGTGCAGTGCGTGGTCAATGCCCTGGTGGCGCAATTGCCGCCGCAATGGCGCGAAACCCGCTGGGAAACCGCGCTGTTCGTCGACGACGAAGCCAATGCGTTCGCGCTGCCCGGCGGCAAGGTCGGCGTGAACACCGGTATCTTCACCGTCGCCAAGACCCAGGATCAGCTGGCCGCCGTGCTCGGTCATGAAATCGGGCATGTGATCTCGCGGCACCATGAAGAGCGCATCACCCGCCAGCTCGGCGCGCAGACCGGCCTGGGCATCATCGGCGCGCTGGCTGGCGCGGCCTACGGCGATGGCGCGGCCAGCGCGGTGAACCAGGTCGGTGGCATGACCGCGCAGACGGTGTTCCTGCTGCCCGGCTCGCGCACGCAGGAGAGCGAGGCCGACGTAGTCGGACAACGCCTGATGGCGCAGGCCGGCTTCGACCCTGCCCAGGCGGTCACGCTGTGGCAGAACATGATGGCCGCCAGTGGCAACCGTCAGCCGCAATGGCTGTCCACTCACCCCGATCCGGCCAATCGCATCCGCGAACTGCAGGCCGACGTCAATCAGCTCGAGCCGGTCTACACGCAGGCGCGACAAGACGGCCGGGCGCCACGCTGTGGCTGA
- a CDS encoding tetratricopeptide repeat protein produces the protein MKLLKRKQALLSLFIAASLGGAVVADAVAQSDRSSERASRKSKSSGKAEELYPQSTRAAPTIKPSSKLGSKLQKLIETFNKGEDYHGVRTQADEILANSAANEADKALAAQLAAQAAYNTDDTAAAKKYLQQAIGLNALDNNGQFQSMLMLAQLQMQDDQQAEGLATLDKYLDESKSQRPEDLILKGQALYQAERYKEAIPVLKQAIAASPEPKDTWNQLLMAAYAEAGQTGEAVATAEAIAAKTPNDKKAQLNLASMYMQADQMDKAAAVMDKLRAAGQLTEEKEYKQLYSIYANTENKEKDVIAVINEGMQKGILKPDYQTYLALAQSYYYSEDVPKAVENWQKAAPLSKDGETYLNLAKVLHSEGRIPEAKQAAQQAIAKGVKKPEDAKKIINLK, from the coding sequence ATGAAACTGCTCAAGCGCAAGCAAGCCCTGTTGTCCCTGTTCATCGCCGCGTCGCTGGGCGGGGCAGTCGTCGCCGATGCGGTCGCGCAGTCGGACCGCTCGTCCGAGCGTGCCAGCCGCAAGTCCAAGAGCAGCGGCAAGGCCGAAGAGCTGTACCCGCAGTCCACCCGCGCCGCGCCGACGATCAAGCCCTCGTCCAAGCTGGGCAGCAAGCTGCAGAAGCTGATCGAAACCTTCAACAAGGGCGAGGACTACCATGGCGTGCGCACCCAGGCCGATGAAATCCTGGCCAATTCCGCCGCCAATGAAGCCGACAAGGCGCTGGCCGCGCAGCTTGCTGCACAGGCCGCGTACAACACCGACGACACCGCCGCTGCCAAGAAATACCTGCAGCAGGCGATCGGTCTGAATGCGCTGGACAACAACGGCCAGTTCCAGTCGATGCTGATGCTGGCGCAGTTGCAGATGCAGGACGACCAGCAGGCCGAGGGCCTGGCCACGCTGGACAAGTACCTGGACGAAAGCAAGTCGCAGCGCCCGGAAGACCTGATCCTCAAGGGCCAGGCGCTGTATCAGGCCGAGCGGTACAAGGAGGCGATTCCGGTGCTGAAGCAGGCCATCGCCGCCTCGCCCGAGCCGAAGGACACGTGGAACCAGTTGTTGATGGCTGCCTACGCCGAGGCCGGCCAGACCGGCGAGGCCGTCGCGACCGCCGAGGCGATCGCCGCCAAGACGCCGAACGACAAAAAGGCCCAGCTCAATCTGGCCAGCATGTATATGCAGGCCGACCAGATGGACAAGGCCGCAGCCGTCATGGACAAGCTGCGCGCTGCCGGGCAGTTGACCGAGGAGAAGGAGTACAAGCAGCTGTACTCGATCTACGCCAACACCGAGAACAAGGAAAAGGACGTCATCGCTGTCATCAACGAAGGTATGCAAAAAGGCATCCTCAAGCCTGATTATCAGACATACCTCGCGTTGGCGCAGTCGTATTACTACAGCGAGGATGTGCCCAAGGCAGTCGAGAATTGGCAGAAAGCCGCACCACTTTCCAAGGACGGCGAGACCTATCTGAATCTGGCCAAGGTGCTGCATTCGGAAGGGCGTATCCCCGAAGCCAAGCAGGCTGCCCAGCAGGCGATCGCCAAAGGCGTCAAAAAACCTGAAGACGCAAAGAAGATCATCAACCTGAAGTAA